gtgaatccgtctggtcctggagttttattgcttgataggctgttaattattgcctcaatttcagagcctgttagtggtctactcaggcattcaacttcttcctggtttactctggggaggttgtatgcgtccaggaatttatccatttcttctagattttctagttcattagcttagaggtgctgatagtattgtctgatggtagtttgtatttctgtgggatcggtggtgatatcccctttatcattttttactgcatctgtttgattcttctttcttttcttctttcttagtcttgctagtgctctatcaattttgttgatcactgcaaaaaacccgctcctggattcattgatttgttgaagggtttattgtgtctctatctccatcagttctgctcggatcttagttatttcttgccttctgctagtttttgaatgtgtttgctcttgcttctctcattcttttaatggtgatgttagggtatgcatttttgatttttcctgctttctctcgtgggcaattagtgctataaatttccctctacacactgctttaaatgtgacgcagagattctggtatgttgtgcctttgttttcattggtttcagagaatatctttctttctcccttcatttcgttatgtacccagtactcattaaggaccagggtgtccggtttccatgcagttgagcggttttgagtgagtttctttatcctgaggtctactttgattgcaatgtggtctgagagaccgtttgtagtaatttctgttattttacatttactgaggagtgctttacttccaactatgtggtcaatgtggaaataagtgtgatgtggtgctgagaagcatgtatattctgtggatttggggtggagcgttctgtagatgtctcctaggtccgcttggtgcagagctgagttcaattcctggatatcctttttagatttctgtctcgttggtctgtctaatgtttacagagggctgttaaagtttcccatgattatgatgtgggagtctaagtctcttttgatcacactttaaagatcaaaaggtagaagcgcaaagacattatctgtgcaatattagaaacctagtaagtggtggaatttggccttgaacccagatatctaactccagagcctaagtgcttcacccacctcactgtggtgcctctcgagaaaaacaggtaagcacacattcagaaagctggtgggccggggggctggccttgtactcagaggccatggaagtcccacgtggggtggctagtggtgtaaggacagaggtctcggatgggcagagggatgtggacaggcgcgagggggcgcggcagggactcgggggactgggagtggcggctcggtgctgcgggaggcgattagtggaaggacagaggtctgggaagggcagagggatggggacaggcccgagggtccgcggcagggattccgggggactgggagtggccggttggggttactcttggctttttgccctctcctgccgtcgactgctccggtttctttggccttgcggcgaggtggacagggtgagctctcgggactgatggcggttgtggaaggggcctggggccaaggacaggccagggcggcgggagaggcggaccggtggcgtggctggatctgggcgcgctgtcggaccttccacatcaccagctgcaggcaggcgtttgcgtcctcgctggagttgtggccgtcctggctgtcctggatgatctgtcccaggtagtcggccgcgagattcctgagggaacgcttgtaggggaaacccaggtagtgcgggaagagcacggccgtgtccaccacggtgctgtggatgagcttcagggccagcagatcgctctccaggctgtgcccgatgaggatggtttgggcgctgaaaaagctcagcaggatggcttgcacttggggcaaggtgatgctcgtcttggcgacgtcggcctcggtgactccggaaaacctggtgttgtagtccacgatctcgttgtcgggcttgacgaaggtgtcgtacaccactcgcatgtcggcgtccaccacggtgacgcgggtcagctctaggccatgcgtggtgtagcacatctcacagtccaaggcgtagattcctggataagcgtctctggacaactctttcttgaaggtctccacgaagccatcgaggctgtccttgcggccgtcccgcacgtgctgctttgccacctggcagcccacagagccaggagcagctgcacagcaggtgtactggctaacccggcctccagccacctggctcgagcggacccgcccccagtgataataacacaactggtcgcgtacacagcggcccgaggaggacaccaggtactcggtgccacaacggcagcagaccctgcaggaggagtcgccgggccccttcccctggccagtgaagaggacggcgcctccgggccgctcggggtgcgggaaggggtagccgttctcctcgagctggtcctggctgagcaggaactcctggaggcggctgtacagggcggccctgctgaggcccggcatggagctgggggtcaggcccttcagtctcttgagggtgttcaggaccacgttcaggtacctgttcttgttggggctgcagtcgtaggccaccttctcctcgttcagcgccttctcctcggcctcctgcttggaggcgcagaacttgagacactcttcggtgaacagttggagatagcctcggcggaggacggtggggacttggcacccagaccttcggaggacaataggtttcttcaaactcggtaaggatggacgacggacgattcgcttagagctgatggtggtggtggtcttgcatgccatccctgacctgttgcgcgtcttccctggctgtctgccgaccttggagccactggagcgttggctgctgctggccacgcgggttctcttggcatctgtgcaacctgtgaccaagcaagggctggaagactgggcgatcgtcttcctcttcctgggggctgagatgcggactcccgagggcctctctgtcagccttggggcggctggcaagcagcaggccgatcccctctgtgcagggaagtagcacgcctccgtcaccaccttgggacacgctgggggcaccgccggacccctgttctggggctccgcctggatgtccacaaatgcggaggcctggttgtgcatctggggcacccggagcccgaagctctgggcaggctgatgagagggcagggggaattctggagcctcgagggccgcctcctcggccaccttcttagcttctgggtatccaggtgggaaccagcagggagctgtggctcgcaacatcttgctgccttcgggagcaccggcctggctctgctccgctcccaactggcggcttcttgcatccagggccgcctccttggccaccttcttagcttctgggtatccaggtgggaaccagcagggagctgtggctcgcaacatcttgctgccttcgggagcaccggcctggctctgctccgctcccaactggcggcttcttgcctccagggccgcctcctcggccaccttcttagcttctgggtatccaggtgggaaccagcagggagctgtggctcgcaacatcttgctgccttcgggagcaccggcctggctctgctcctctcccaactggcggcttcaatgagtgccgcggccgccacccgtcgcctttatagacgcacagggcagagtgggtgggacttctccttgataggttggtgcttccatccaatcacactgagcctcatcttccaccagactccagcttgggaatgcctcaaggggtgcactaatggaatcaactggaactcctggttgctaaccttggagctaggttgcttttcctgagttaattaactgtccctgcagggcagtcctataatggctactggaattgggccacctaggattcatttcagcgtcagggagtttggtcaacttgcttgggcccacacagcaccccatggagccaggactgggccagcagtctgctgcatgctgcagggcaggatctctctggggttgcgtttccctgctctctgcactcctccgctgcgggcaaattgaggacaggaagtggaccgcacccacttctctcccacgacttgggcaatgttcaacacaggggttcttcaaaaggttcatagaaaatgcacatggtgaagaaactatgcatgggtttccactggtttgcactcaaagaaacttgtccgaacttcttataacctttctgaactagatcgagtttgaggcactgagaaggatgagacatccactgaaaaggactcctatcagagcaacatgaattccacgaaaattgcagcaagagcaaacatcaaatttctggtgaagcttgggtggaagaatgaagaaatcattgatgttttctcaaaagcttctaaggacactaccccaaagaaatgaactctttacgaatgtatagcttgtttcaagaagaggtgagaagatgtgggagatgaatcctgcagtggctgtgaaaaccactgtgcccagatcagctgcagttacgacgagagctatcagtggaaattttaaacaggagggatcacgatcctgacgcatccctctgacaaattgtaaccggaagttggaacatggctttaccaatatgacctcgaaggcaaagcatcatcaaagcgacggctaccgagaggtggcagtggtccagtcaaaggaaaaggaggccagtcaggagccaacatcatggcatcagtgttttgggacactcaaggcattttgcttgttgactttctgaagggccaaacatctgcttattaggagagtgttccgagaagcttagagaaagctttggtagaaacatgctgggaaagtctcactagatccctgttcaccacctcagtgctctgctcattcctctcatcaaacaagggcaattgtgtcagtttcaatgggcagtccttaggaatgcaccttacgggctgctttcattccttctaaattctttttgtttcctaattatacaaagtctccttgccttgcttggaaagatgagagaaagtctccttgccttgcttggacagatgagagatgagatcctcctcttctctcccaggacagaatggtcagacttgagtttcctttctcctcactcttctcctccttgagggaggtgctgtgccggacagacctgctcccgtgtctagacacgggtagactcgttgaagatcctcacaggcaatcctccttggggtcaaaggggaaggatttatttcttcagggctcagtagtcctcatccttacgcgcaccttcaccagcccagggcggggtagcggagggtgaaagggcgtggctcacagcccgtttcttccgctcgggcgtctcctgggaggaacccttgtccagtgagcgggtcttcgtctccaccaaattccctagggggacatttctggcagcccttcttgttcagcagcttacgggggtcaggtggacctctgctaggcaccagcctgaagcccttactccatttcagctattttggcagttgcctaggtgacttttgaacctcattacccagaacagccaacggaggaggggtgagaagagtggccgtctgggtttgccgcatcgtgctgccttagaggagttgtgcagtcttcggttgtgtgatacttcacctggctgatttctgggaatgcctccacaaattcgctaaattcagtagcttttgccttccaagattcacctggttggtgtgttgcacccattcactagtcatttacattaggtatatctcttaatgctatccctccccctccccccgcccatgacaggccccggtgtgtgatgttcccctttctgtgtccaagcgttctcatacttcaattcccacctatgaatgagaacatgcggtgtttgctttctttgtccttgcgatagtttgctaagaatgatggtttccagcttcctccgtgtccctccaaaggggatgaactcatgctttttcatggctgcatagtattccatggtgtatttgtgccacattttcttaatccagtctatcattgatggacatctgggttggttccaagtctttgctactgtgaatggtgccgcaataaacatacgtctgcgtgtgtcctttcagaagcatgatttctaatcctatgggtatatatacccagcaatgggatggctgggtcaaatggtatttctatttcgagatccttgaggattcgccacactatcttccactaccgttgaactagtttacagtcccaccaacagtgtaaaagtgttcctatttgtccactacctctccagcacctgttgtttcctgactttttaatgatcgctattctaactggtgtgagatgatatctcattgcggatttgatttgcatttctctgatggccagttttgatgagcattttttcatgtgtctgttggctgcataaatgtcttcttttgagaagtgtctcttcatatccttcccccacttgttgatgggcttgtttggtttttcttgtaactctgtttgaggtcttagtagattctggatattagccttttgtcagatgagtagattgcaaaaattttctccctttctgcaggatgcctgttcactctcatgggagtttctttagctatgcagaacgtctttagtgtaattagatgctgtttgtcaatgttggctttcgttgccattgcttttggcgttttagacatgaggtccttgcccatgcctttgtcctcaatggtattggctgggttttctcctagggtttgtatggtttaagatctaacatttaagtctttcatctgtcttgaattaatttttgtacaaggtgtaaggaagggatccgatatcagctttcgacatatggctagcctgttttcccagcaccatttttttaaatagggaatcctttccccatttcttgtttttgtcaggtttgtcaaagatcagatggttgtagatgtgtcgtattatttctgagggctctattctgttccattggtctacggtaaccaaaacggcaaccgatagcatgctctttggttactgtagccttctactgtagcttgaagtcggacagcttgatgcctccatctttgttcttttggcttaggattatgttggcagtgggggccgttttgtggttccatatgagctttaaagcagttttttccagttctgtgaagaaagtcattggtagtttgatggggatggcattgaatctataatttaccttgggcagtatggccattttcacgatattgattcttccaatccgtgatggtggaatattcttccatttgtttgtctcctcttttagttcgtggagcaatgctttgtagttctccttgaagaggtccttcacatcccttgttagttggattcctaggcattttattctctttgaagcaattgtgaatgggagctcactcatgatttggctctctgtttgcctcttattggtgtataagaatgcttgtgatttttgcacctcgattttgtatcctgagactttgctgaagttgcttatcagcttaaggagattttggactgagacgatggggttttctaaatattcaatcatgtcatctgcaaacagggacaatttgacttcctcttttcctaattgatttctctttatttctttctcctgcctgattgccctgggcagaagttccaacactatgttgaataggagtggtgagagagggcatccctgtcttgtggcagtttgcaaagggaatgcttccactttttgcccattcagtatgatattggctgtgggtttgccctaaatagcccgtattattttgggagatgtcccatcaatacctaatttattgagagtttttggcatgaagggctgttgaattttgtcgaaggccttttctgcatctgttgagataatcacgtggtttctgtctttggtcctgattatacgctggattatgtttattgttttgcatatgttggaccagccttgcatgtcagggatgaagcccacttcatcatgatggataagctctttgatgtgctgctggattcggttttccagtattttatggaggattttcccatcgatgttcctcagggacataggcctaaaattctctttttgggttgtgtctctctcaggctttgggatcaggatgatgccggcctcatgaaatgagtgagggaggattccctctttttctgttgattggaatagtttcagaaggcatggtaccatctcctccttgtccttctggtagaattcggctgtgaatccgtctggtcctggagttttattgcttgataggctgttaattattgcctcaatttcagagcctgttagtggtctactcaggcattcaacttcttcctggtttactctggggaggttgtatgcgtccaggaatttatccatttcttctagattttctagttcattagcttagaggtgctgatagtattgtctgatggtagtttgtatttctgtgggatcggtggtgatatcccctttatcattttttactgcatctgtttgattcttctttcttttcttctttcttagtcttgctagtgctctatcaattttgttgatcactgcaaaaaacccgctcctggaatcattgatttgttgaagggtttattgtgtctctatctccatcagttctgctcggatcttagttatttcttgccttctgctagtttttgaatgtgtttgctcttgcttctctcattcttttaatggtgatgttagggtatgcatttttgatttttcctgctttctctcgtgggcaattagtgctataaatttccctctacacactgctttaaatgtgacgcagagattctggtatgttgtgcctttgttttcattggtttcagaaaatatctttctttctcccttcatttccttatgtacccagtactcattaaggagcagggtgtccggtttccatgcagttgagcggttttgagtgagtttctttatcctgaggtctactttgattgcaatgtggtctgagagaccgtttgcagtaatttctgttattttacatttactgaggagtgctttacttccaactatgtggtcaatgtggaaataagtgtgatgtggtgctgagaagcatgtatattctgtcgatttggtgtggagcgttctgtagatgtctcctaggtccgcttggtgcagagctgagttcaattcctggatatcctttttagatttctgtctcgttggtctgtctaatgtttacagagggctgctaaagtttcccatgattatgatgtgggagtctaagtctcttttgatcacactttaaagatcaaaaggtagaagcgcaaagacattatctgtgcaatattagaaacctagtaagtggtggaatttggccttgaacccagatatctaactccagagcctaagtgcttcacccacctcactgtggtgcctctcgagaaaaacaggtaagcacacattcagaaagctggtgggccggggggctggccttgtactcagaggccatggaagtcccacgtggggtggctagtggtgtaaggacagaggtctcggatgggcagagggatgtggacaggcgcgagggggcgcggcagggactcgggggactgggagtggcggctcggtgctgcgggaggcgattagtggaaggccagaggtctgggaagggcagagggatggggacaggcccgagggtccgcggcagggattccgggggactgggagtggccggttggggttactcttggctttttgccctctcctgccgtcgactgctccggtttctttggccttgcggcgaggtggacagggtgagctctcgggactgatggcggttgtggaaggggcctggggccaaggaca
This genomic stretch from Pan paniscus chromosome 7, NHGRI_mPanPan1-v2.0_pri, whole genome shotgun sequence harbors:
- the LOC134730917 gene encoding exonuclease GOR, which codes for MLRATAPCWFPPGYPEAKKVAEEAALEAPEFPLPSHQPAQSFGLRVPQMHNQASAFVDIQAEPQNRGPAVPPACPKVVTEACYFPAQRGSACCLPAAPRLTERPSGVRISAPRKRKTIAQSSSPCLVTGCTDAKRTRVASSSQRSSGSKVGRQPGKTRNRSGMACKTTTTISSKRIVRRPSLPSLKKPIVLRRSGCQVPTVLRRGYLQLFTEECLKFCASKQEAEEKALNEEKVAYDCSPNKNRYLNVVLNTLKRLKGLTPSSMPGLSRAALYSRLQEFLLSQDQLEENGYPFPHPERPGGAVLFTGQGKGPGDSSCRVCCRCGTEYLVSSSGRCVRDQLCYYHWGRVRSSQVAGGRVSQYTCCAAAPGSVGCQVAKQHVRDGRKDSLDGFVETFKKELSRDAYPGIYALDCEMCYTTHGLELTRVTVVDADMRVVYDTFVKPDNEIVDYNTRFSGVTEADVAKTSITLPQVQAILLSFFSAQTILIGHSLESDLLALKLIHSTVVDTAVLFPHYLGFPYKRSLRNLAADYLGQIIQDSQDGHNSSEDANACLQLVMWKVRQRAQIQPRHRSASPAALACPWPQAPSTTAISPESSPCPPRRKAKETGAVDGRRGQKAKSNPNRPLPVPRNPCRGPSGLSPSLCPSQTSVLPLIASRSTEPPLPVPRVPAAPPRACPHPSAHPRPLSLHH